A window of Xylophilus sp. GW821-FHT01B05 contains these coding sequences:
- a CDS encoding adenylyltransferase/cytidyltransferase family protein — MTPAAPICTALDLAPHLAALPRPLVFTNGVFDLLHRGHTDCLRQARALGAALVVGLNSDHSARGLGKAPGRPIVAEQDRAAVLAALAAVSLVVLFDEAAPLALLRQIQPEVYVKGGDYDMATLPEAALVRSWRGRALALPYAQGHSTTALVQRIRAVP, encoded by the coding sequence CCGCACCTGGCCGCCCTGCCGCGCCCGCTGGTCTTCACCAATGGCGTGTTCGACCTGCTGCACCGCGGCCACACCGATTGCCTGCGGCAGGCGCGCGCCCTGGGCGCGGCGCTGGTGGTGGGCCTCAACAGCGACCATTCGGCGCGCGGCCTGGGCAAGGCGCCGGGCCGCCCCATCGTCGCCGAGCAAGACCGCGCCGCCGTGCTGGCGGCTCTGGCCGCGGTATCGCTGGTGGTGCTGTTCGACGAAGCCGCGCCGCTTGCGCTGCTGCGCCAGATCCAGCCCGAGGTCTACGTCAAGGGCGGCGACTACGACATGGCCACGCTGCCCGAGGCGGCACTGGTACGCAGTTGGCGCGGCCGCGCACTGGCCCTGCCCTATGCCCAGGGCCACTCCACCACCGCGCTGGTGCAGCGCATCCGGGCCGTGCCCTGA
- a CDS encoding Ig-like domain-containing protein yields the protein MKIFFERLGFYFPSRFGAACIRGVFRIGLLLGLLGCGLAVSAVGVDSGFGMYENKWCIGPVEIGFNFKFNNREFRVIDIYDSQIRLIPDGIYQEGGQDCDGYYAEFYSISPEPIYGLMRSNFYQTNAAVHYYKFGDAPNRVLQIQFTNWTTYYATDQATTYQVELREGSNEVRFSYGGFHSQEGGVYAGYRPVGLYINEAAVASFDGADILAGDVISFLPKSGGVGYSIEKKAGLGFSDISGYEQWRGRLQSISPVTWDRNRIDGGFSRDNPKWRWYQHRDISNWEIEVEKNEGELNIYNPSNYGSLELILPGIAEDGATYRARVRGRENEGALWMPWTKFSSPITIDKKPPHAELVSLISSGDALEVNYKLGDEGSGLDWAQLRLCSNIWFTNDCTYYRLDVNGSIGYFLSFPPEERYFRITAYDIAGNEFHSNVMRYMYDAPYGEYPKASFVAQPTSGDVPLQVELKNTTTGPALEYEWDYGNGTDSPYYSSVGEYTIALTARGVSGVTRATKVISVGPDVVGPEIFQVQIDGVDVAGEATIAGAAALSFSATDRSGVAWVGLTLGTQVLAPWSDGAPRYAATLNPGNLANGTYALKITARDTKGNESTREIAVVLARPVPQAPQIAAPAAGATVRQSSVRVSGTAMAGAQVQLYLNSAAVGGLTLVNASGGFSAEVVLPAEGSYTLEADARNAAGIGPRSSAVPFTYTVPAPELVFVAPSSGAVLTGPSTVEVSAVDASGIAGVTLYVDGVQLASLSTPPYSTTWNAAGAADGAHTFKAVAINTTGKSTTAERSVVVRNIPVEPVVPPTAYTGSVRLVSPGVSYGEQRITIAGNAVDRASGQSVPNAVLRVVLRVSGFQRRISIATDAQGNFEYEFVPQASDSGTYTVSVVHPDETALSDQGSFTINRVGFSIARYTLTAARGFPSAVTVSASTSAGTGVRGLRWVARPDDQPSGALPAGIQIDGGAGINLPPSASAPMNIGFVANASAGPTGIVILSALADDSGDMVRGQLRIEYRLVDAMPALFAKPTYIETGVQQGGSASESVAIGNRGLVTAVNVRAQLVDAQGGTPPAWAFLSSTGVLGAVDVGASVALQVTVNPDSSVSDGVYNFKLLVSADNDVGGTVPVSVRVTQSGEGNVTFDAADVYTATLDASGQRIPGLKGATIRLQNEAVLSVQQTLVTDEQGLATASKLPPGVYLYRASAPNHADTSGRVRIRPGTTVKEHVFLDYKAVSIEFSVTETTIKDQYDLTLTATYNTQVPAAVVLIEPLSINLPSLQVGEEYTGEVTISNYGLVQADDVSFTLPVSDAYYRYEFFGEVPKTIPAKTRISIPYRVTAVQLRPQGASMPVDVMDSPVQAYVKSLSPRSGAACSSYIASFGVSFSWTCANGDVRGGSVGSYFSRIAGSSCTGAGGAASGGGGGGGGGFGGGGGTGWSASPIPLAPGCTPRCTSAACIGGGGGGGGGGGGGGGGGGGGGGGGGGGGGGGGGGGGGGGGGGGGGPGPGPGPGPGPGPGPGPGPGPGPGPGPGPGPGPLDPPPPPRQPDELPPCAQ from the coding sequence ATGAAAATATTTTTTGAAAGATTGGGTTTTTATTTTCCCAGTCGCTTTGGAGCGGCATGCATTAGGGGTGTTTTCCGCATCGGTTTGTTGCTAGGGTTGCTTGGTTGTGGCCTGGCTGTATCTGCTGTGGGAGTGGATTCTGGGTTTGGTATGTACGAAAACAAATGGTGCATCGGCCCTGTGGAAATAGGATTCAATTTTAAATTTAACAATCGTGAATTCAGAGTGATTGATATTTATGATTCGCAAATAAGGCTAATTCCTGATGGGATTTATCAGGAAGGAGGGCAAGACTGTGATGGTTATTATGCGGAATTTTATAGCATATCGCCGGAGCCTATTTATGGATTGATGCGGTCTAATTTTTATCAAACGAATGCAGCCGTCCATTATTATAAATTTGGTGATGCACCAAATCGTGTGCTGCAAATTCAATTCACGAATTGGACAACATACTATGCAACTGATCAGGCGACCACCTATCAAGTGGAACTCCGCGAAGGAAGTAATGAGGTAAGGTTTTCCTATGGCGGCTTTCACTCGCAGGAGGGAGGGGTCTATGCTGGGTACAGGCCAGTGGGTCTATATATTAATGAGGCTGCTGTTGCTAGTTTTGATGGTGCTGATATTTTGGCTGGGGATGTGATTTCATTTTTACCAAAGTCGGGCGGGGTCGGATATTCTATAGAGAAGAAGGCGGGATTAGGGTTTTCTGATATATCAGGATATGAGCAGTGGAGGGGGCGCCTTCAAAGCATATCTCCGGTGACTTGGGATCGTAATAGAATTGATGGTGGATTTTCTAGGGATAATCCGAAATGGCGCTGGTATCAGCATCGGGATATTAGCAATTGGGAGATTGAAGTTGAGAAAAATGAAGGTGAATTAAATATTTATAATCCATCGAATTATGGATCCTTAGAGCTTATTTTGCCGGGCATTGCGGAAGATGGGGCGACCTACAGGGCTCGTGTCAGAGGGCGTGAAAATGAGGGGGCGCTGTGGATGCCTTGGACCAAATTTTCTTCACCAATAACCATTGACAAAAAGCCGCCTCATGCGGAGTTGGTAAGCCTAATTTCGTCCGGGGATGCTCTAGAAGTTAACTACAAACTTGGTGATGAGGGAAGTGGCCTGGATTGGGCGCAGCTTCGCCTATGTTCTAACATTTGGTTTACAAATGATTGCACTTACTACCGGTTGGATGTTAATGGCTCAATTGGCTATTTTCTCTCTTTTCCACCAGAGGAGAGGTATTTTAGAATAACTGCATATGACATTGCTGGTAATGAATTCCATTCGAATGTGATGAGGTACATGTATGACGCTCCCTATGGGGAGTATCCAAAGGCATCGTTTGTTGCGCAGCCAACTTCCGGGGATGTCCCATTGCAAGTCGAACTCAAAAACACAACGACCGGGCCGGCGCTGGAATATGAATGGGACTATGGAAACGGAACGGATAGTCCCTACTACTCAAGTGTTGGTGAATACACCATTGCACTGACAGCACGTGGCGTGTCGGGTGTTACCCGTGCTACCAAGGTTATTAGTGTTGGCCCCGATGTTGTTGGCCCAGAGATATTTCAGGTCCAGATCGATGGTGTCGATGTAGCGGGGGAGGCCACTATTGCAGGCGCTGCGGCACTCTCTTTTAGTGCGACTGACCGCAGTGGCGTTGCCTGGGTGGGCCTGACGCTAGGCACTCAAGTACTGGCGCCATGGAGTGACGGGGCGCCGCGTTATGCCGCAACACTAAATCCCGGCAACTTGGCAAACGGGACCTACGCGCTGAAGATCACCGCGCGGGACACCAAGGGCAATGAGAGCACGCGCGAGATAGCCGTGGTGTTGGCGCGACCAGTTCCACAAGCGCCGCAAATCGCTGCGCCTGCGGCGGGGGCGACAGTTCGTCAAAGCTCCGTACGGGTCTCTGGGACTGCTATGGCAGGTGCACAAGTGCAGCTTTACCTAAACAGCGCGGCCGTTGGCGGTTTGACGCTGGTGAACGCATCTGGTGGCTTCTCTGCTGAAGTCGTGTTGCCCGCCGAAGGCAGCTATACGCTGGAGGCTGATGCGCGCAATGCGGCGGGCATCGGGCCCAGGAGTAGTGCGGTGCCGTTCACCTACACCGTGCCTGCTCCGGAGCTTGTCTTTGTTGCGCCGTCCTCAGGCGCGGTGCTGACGGGGCCGAGCACCGTTGAAGTATCTGCCGTGGATGCAAGCGGCATAGCGGGCGTCACTTTGTATGTCGATGGCGTCCAGTTGGCCAGCCTCTCCACCCCGCCCTACAGCACCACTTGGAATGCGGCAGGCGCAGCAGACGGCGCACATACCTTCAAAGCCGTGGCGATCAACACCACCGGCAAGTCCACGACGGCCGAGCGTAGCGTGGTGGTACGCAATATCCCGGTTGAGCCGGTGGTGCCCCCAACCGCATACACGGGCAGTGTGCGTTTGGTTTCGCCAGGTGTCTCTTATGGGGAGCAGCGCATCACCATCGCCGGCAACGCCGTCGACAGGGCGAGCGGTCAGAGCGTGCCCAATGCTGTGCTGCGTGTTGTGCTGCGCGTGAGCGGGTTCCAGCGCCGCATCAGCATTGCAACCGATGCGCAGGGGAACTTCGAGTACGAATTCGTTCCGCAGGCAAGCGACAGCGGTACCTATACCGTCTCGGTTGTCCATCCAGACGAGACTGCCTTGAGTGACCAAGGCAGCTTCACCATCAATCGGGTCGGCTTCAGCATCGCGCGGTACACATTGACAGCTGCCCGGGGGTTTCCGTCTGCGGTAACTGTCAGCGCCAGCACAAGTGCTGGCACCGGCGTGCGTGGGCTGCGCTGGGTGGCCCGGCCTGATGACCAGCCGAGCGGGGCGCTGCCTGCTGGCATCCAGATCGATGGTGGGGCCGGCATCAACCTGCCGCCAAGCGCCAGTGCCCCCATGAACATCGGCTTTGTTGCCAATGCGTCGGCCGGACCGACGGGGATCGTGATCCTTTCCGCGTTGGCGGACGACTCCGGCGATATGGTGCGCGGCCAGCTTCGCATCGAGTACCGGTTGGTGGATGCCATGCCGGCGCTGTTTGCCAAACCGACCTACATAGAAACTGGCGTGCAGCAAGGTGGCAGCGCCAGCGAGAGCGTTGCCATTGGCAACCGCGGGCTGGTGACTGCGGTCAATGTCCGGGCTCAACTGGTTGATGCCCAAGGTGGTACGCCGCCCGCGTGGGCGTTTCTCTCCAGCACGGGGGTGTTGGGCGCAGTTGACGTGGGGGCTTCTGTGGCCTTGCAGGTGACGGTTAACCCAGACAGTAGCGTGAGCGACGGCGTCTACAACTTCAAGCTTCTGGTATCTGCTGACAACGACGTCGGCGGTACCGTTCCTGTCTCTGTCAGGGTCACGCAGAGCGGGGAGGGCAACGTCACCTTTGACGCGGCGGATGTCTACACCGCTACGCTCGACGCGAGTGGGCAGCGCATTCCCGGATTGAAGGGGGCCACGATCCGTCTGCAGAACGAGGCGGTTCTTTCGGTGCAGCAGACCTTGGTCACCGATGAGCAGGGGCTGGCCACGGCCAGCAAGTTGCCGCCGGGGGTTTACCTGTACCGCGCCAGCGCCCCCAACCATGCGGATACCAGTGGCAGGGTGCGGATCCGGCCAGGCACCACGGTGAAGGAGCACGTGTTCCTGGACTACAAGGCGGTGAGCATCGAGTTCAGCGTGACCGAAACCACGATCAAGGACCAGTACGACCTGACGCTGACCGCGACCTACAACACGCAGGTACCCGCCGCAGTCGTGCTGATAGAGCCGCTCTCCATCAACCTGCCGAGCCTGCAAGTGGGAGAGGAGTACACCGGAGAGGTGACCATCTCCAACTATGGGCTGGTGCAGGCGGACGATGTGAGTTTCACGCTGCCCGTATCGGATGCGTATTACCGCTATGAGTTCTTCGGTGAGGTGCCCAAAACCATCCCGGCCAAGACCCGCATCAGCATCCCGTACCGGGTGACGGCTGTACAGCTTCGCCCGCAGGGCGCATCCATGCCGGTGGATGTGATGGATTCACCCGTGCAGGCCTATGTCAAGAGCTTGTCTCCCCGCAGTGGAGCGGCCTGCTCCAGCTACATCGCCTCGTTCGGGGTTAGCTTTTCCTGGACTTGCGCCAACGGTGATGTGCGCGGTGGCAGCGTAGGTAGCTATTTCAGCCGCATTGCCGGCTCTAGCTGCACAGGTGCTGGCGGTGCTGCAAGCGGTGGTGGTGGCGGCGGTGGCGGCGGTTTCGGTGGCGGTGGTGGCACCGGCTGGAGCGCTTCCCCCATACCTCTTGCGCCAGGCTGTACGCCTCGTTGTACTTCGGCTGCCTGTATTGGAGGCGGAGGCGGAGGAGGAGGAGGAGGAGGTGGTGGAGGTGGAGGTGGAGGTGGAGGTGGAGGTGGAGGTGGAGGTGGAGGTGGAGGTGGAGGTGGAGGTGGAGGTGGAGGTGGAGGTGGAGGTGGAGGTGGACCTGGACCTGGACCTGGACCTGGACCTGGACCTGGACCTGGACCTGGACCTGGACCTGGACCTGGACCCGGACCTGGACCCGGACCTGGACCCGGACCTTTGGACCCTCCGCCGCCCCCCCGGCAACCGGATGAGCTGCCGCCATGCGCGCAGTAA
- a CDS encoding RHS repeat-associated core domain-containing protein yields the protein MDLQAKVLGGYVRISRTWTGGRWYVNSAWATLAFVRDPLDQGVKAINRAGALYERSGTSDVYIFDGVLNDQVFIRKTSTGWRWYDRAGNWITYDAAGRITAYGDSNDVKVQFVLDGAGQRMAIRDHLGNTVFTFTYQNDRLTSVQDRAGRQVLYTWTGERLTQVTDVRGGRWLYQYDAKGQLTRRTDPAGGTIQIAYADSVQAPPPAMDSGKTAGQESPTSGIVTTGSSSSTTQGGAGRVGTLTDELGATTVWNTAYDRINRQYTVTSQMPDGQSVVRRYDKDGRLFLQSVNGVARITVTRDGKYMDKYTDARGLSSTIEYDGNRQPLKITYPDGTTDSFAYDSVTGRPVRHTNALGVATSFDYDSKGNLVRQTEAQGKPAERVTTWVYDAYGQPSSVTVGTGGNAITVRSTYDGYGNVASLTNGEGAVDRYTHNVLGQPLTHQDALGHSWLAEYDSAGNFTKAVDPLGHATVYTLDAVGRVTEARNPLGQTARYSYNAKGQVTSQTNALQGAWAYQYDNMGRWTRMSSPSGLALRQEYDAEGRPLKRIDPAGNATQYEYGTVDNGLQGLLAARIYPTYREEYRYDQRQRMTQVAQVLDAATRHTTRLGYDAVGQLISHTGADGAATLVQYDTLGRKVQATDALGGKTRQEWDTFSRPVLLADAAGNPHRFEYDKAGRLRKETRPGGGATTYAYDAVGQLIRRTEAAGNSVEYRYDAARRRTAAIYTAAGQTSPSQTVTYGYDDAGWLRDISQTGDTVTRFVYTRDALGRKTQEVITYGSGPDALGKTLQYSYDADGNKTGLTYPDGSRLGFSYELGRLKSAQLPNSQAIAWGGYQWQVPTQVNFPGATETIGYDPLQRTRRIQVAGANGSVLDRSLAYDAAGNITRRQTEDGSFAYGYDRLGRLTQATPPAALQRGDTRPDGLPLEQYSYDAVDNRTSSAHQPGAWVYNADNQLLQWGVGSEQTTARYNANGNLDQQTYGGQTRHHVYNAVDRLVEIRDDQGLGARYSYDPLGRRISKSFEGKTTWYVYSDEGLVAEFDAQGKLAKAYGWQPGSTWGTAPLWQAEPAAGQGLGSADYHYLHTDHLGTPQLATDGSGQTSWKGQSEAFGKTTPEGSSRIAVNLRLPGQYWDAEVGTHYNRFRDYQPAMGRYIQADPIGVEGGGNQYLYANDTPLMFTDPLGLYTEVVVWQGVGMGSSSFGHVSTNVNGQNFSWGPGGWDTQSATAAEYNRRQQDFRGGNGVMLSLSSQQEATLASCMRAQTAAYNAITNNCGNPVQQCLNMVGAGIGNSVLPSSILENLRSSPNANGNVSYPSPRPSGGAGSGFGGGLLWR from the coding sequence GTGGATCTGCAGGCGAAGGTTCTGGGTGGCTATGTGCGCATCTCGCGCACCTGGACGGGCGGGCGCTGGTATGTCAACTCTGCCTGGGCCACGCTCGCATTCGTCAGGGACCCGCTGGACCAAGGTGTCAAGGCCATCAATCGTGCAGGGGCGCTGTATGAGCGCAGCGGTACGAGCGATGTATACATCTTCGATGGCGTTCTGAATGACCAGGTCTTCATCCGCAAGACCAGCACGGGTTGGCGCTGGTACGACCGCGCGGGCAACTGGATCACCTATGACGCGGCGGGCCGTATCACGGCCTATGGGGACAGCAATGACGTCAAGGTGCAGTTTGTGCTGGATGGCGCGGGGCAGCGCATGGCCATACGCGACCACCTGGGCAACACGGTCTTCACATTCACCTACCAGAACGACCGCCTGACTTCCGTGCAAGACCGTGCAGGCCGCCAGGTGCTCTACACCTGGACCGGCGAGCGCCTGACTCAGGTTACGGACGTGCGCGGTGGCCGCTGGCTGTACCAGTACGACGCTAAAGGCCAACTGACCAGGCGCACTGATCCGGCAGGCGGCACCATACAGATTGCATACGCGGACAGCGTGCAGGCGCCACCGCCCGCCATGGACAGCGGCAAGACCGCAGGCCAAGAGAGTCCGACCAGTGGCATCGTCACCACAGGTTCAAGCAGCAGCACCACGCAAGGCGGCGCGGGCCGGGTCGGAACACTCACGGATGAGTTGGGTGCGACCACTGTCTGGAATACGGCGTACGACCGTATCAATCGCCAGTACACCGTTACTTCCCAGATGCCCGACGGCCAGTCGGTCGTGCGGCGCTACGACAAGGATGGGCGGCTGTTCTTGCAAAGCGTCAATGGTGTGGCGCGCATCACCGTGACGCGCGACGGCAAGTACATGGACAAATACACCGATGCGCGCGGCCTGAGCAGCACCATCGAGTACGACGGTAACCGCCAGCCGCTCAAGATCACCTACCCCGATGGCACGACGGACAGCTTTGCCTATGACAGTGTCACGGGGCGACCAGTGCGCCATACCAATGCACTTGGTGTTGCGACCAGTTTTGACTACGACAGCAAGGGCAACCTTGTCAGGCAGACCGAGGCACAGGGCAAGCCCGCGGAACGGGTGACCACCTGGGTCTATGACGCCTATGGCCAGCCAAGCTCCGTAACGGTGGGTACGGGGGGGAATGCGATCACGGTGCGCAGCACCTACGATGGCTACGGCAACGTGGCCAGCCTGACCAATGGGGAAGGCGCGGTTGACCGCTATACCCACAATGTGCTGGGCCAGCCCCTGACGCACCAGGATGCGTTGGGCCACAGCTGGCTGGCAGAGTACGACAGCGCTGGCAATTTCACCAAGGCAGTCGATCCGCTGGGGCATGCCACGGTCTACACGCTGGACGCGGTCGGGCGCGTGACAGAGGCGCGCAACCCCTTGGGCCAGACGGCGCGCTACAGCTACAACGCTAAGGGGCAAGTCACCAGCCAGACAAACGCCTTGCAGGGCGCCTGGGCCTACCAGTACGACAACATGGGGCGCTGGACGCGCATGAGCAGCCCCAGCGGGCTGGCGCTGCGGCAGGAGTATGACGCGGAGGGCCGCCCACTCAAGCGTATCGACCCCGCCGGCAATGCCACGCAGTACGAGTACGGCACGGTAGACAACGGTCTGCAAGGCCTGCTGGCCGCGCGCATCTACCCTACCTACCGTGAGGAGTACCGCTACGACCAGCGCCAGCGCATGACGCAAGTAGCCCAGGTACTGGATGCCGCCACGCGGCACACCACGCGCCTGGGCTACGACGCCGTGGGGCAGCTCATCAGCCACACGGGAGCCGACGGCGCCGCGACGCTTGTGCAGTACGACACGCTGGGGCGCAAGGTCCAAGCCACTGATGCCCTGGGTGGCAAGACGAGGCAAGAGTGGGATACCTTCAGCCGCCCTGTTCTGCTGGCGGACGCCGCCGGCAATCCGCACCGTTTCGAGTACGACAAGGCGGGGCGCTTGCGCAAGGAAACCCGCCCCGGCGGCGGCGCTACCACCTATGCCTATGACGCCGTGGGCCAGCTCATTCGCCGCACAGAGGCCGCCGGCAACAGCGTCGAGTACCGCTACGACGCAGCCCGGCGAAGAACAGCCGCCATCTACACGGCTGCGGGCCAGACCAGCCCGAGCCAGACGGTGACCTATGGCTATGACGACGCAGGCTGGCTGCGGGATATCAGCCAGACGGGCGACACCGTCACGCGCTTTGTCTACACCCGCGACGCCCTGGGCCGCAAGACGCAAGAAGTCATCACCTATGGCAGCGGCCCGGACGCCCTCGGCAAGACCCTGCAATACAGCTATGACGCAGATGGCAACAAGACCGGCCTGACCTATCCGGACGGCAGCCGGCTGGGTTTCAGCTACGAGCTGGGGCGCCTCAAATCAGCACAGTTGCCCAACAGCCAGGCAATCGCCTGGGGTGGCTACCAGTGGCAGGTGCCCACGCAGGTCAACTTCCCTGGTGCAACCGAGACCATTGGCTATGACCCATTGCAGCGTACCCGGCGCATCCAGGTGGCGGGCGCCAATGGCAGCGTGCTGGACCGCAGCCTGGCATACGACGCCGCTGGCAACATCACCCGACGCCAGACCGAGGACGGCAGCTTTGCCTATGGCTACGACCGCCTGGGCCGGCTGACCCAGGCAACGCCGCCCGCCGCGCTGCAGCGCGGCGACACCAGGCCAGACGGCCTGCCGCTGGAACAGTACAGCTACGACGCGGTGGACAACCGCACTAGCAGCGCGCATCAGCCCGGCGCATGGGTATACAACGCCGACAACCAGTTGCTGCAGTGGGGCGTGGGCAGCGAGCAGACCACGGCCCGCTACAACGCCAACGGCAACCTCGACCAGCAAACCTACGGCGGGCAGACCCGCCACCATGTCTACAACGCCGTGGATCGTCTGGTGGAGATACGGGACGACCAGGGTCTTGGCGCCCGCTACAGCTACGACCCCCTGGGCCGGCGCATCAGCAAAAGCTTTGAAGGCAAGACCACCTGGTACGTCTACAGCGACGAGGGTCTGGTGGCTGAATTCGATGCACAGGGGAAGCTTGCCAAGGCCTATGGCTGGCAGCCTGGTAGTACGTGGGGCACCGCCCCGCTGTGGCAGGCCGAGCCTGCGGCCGGGCAGGGCTTGGGCAGCGCGGACTACCACTACCTGCACACCGACCACCTGGGGACCCCGCAGCTGGCGACCGACGGCAGCGGGCAGACCTCATGGAAGGGCCAGTCGGAAGCCTTTGGCAAGACCACGCCAGAGGGCAGCAGCCGCATCGCGGTGAATCTGCGCCTGCCGGGGCAGTATTGGGATGCGGAAGTCGGAACCCACTACAACCGGTTCCGGGACTATCAGCCGGCCATGGGGCGTTACATCCAGGCTGATCCAATTGGTGTGGAGGGAGGAGGGAATCAATACCTTTACGCTAACGACACGCCGCTGATGTTCACGGACCCGTTGGGGCTCTATACGGAAGTCGTTGTATGGCAAGGCGTTGGAATGGGTTCCTCTTCCTTTGGGCATGTCTCGACTAACGTCAATGGGCAAAACTTCTCTTGGGGTCCTGGCGGTTGGGATACGCAGTCAGCAACAGCAGCTGAGTACAACAGGCGGCAGCAGGACTTCCGAGGTGGTAACGGCGTCATGCTCAGCTTGAGCTCGCAACAGGAGGCTACTCTGGCTTCGTGTATGAGGGCACAGACGGCCGCCTACAACGCTATCACTAACAATTGCGGAAACCCTGTGCAGCAATGTTTGAATATGGTGGGAGCGGGCATTGGTAACTCAGTGCTGCCAAGCTCTATTCTTGAAAATCTGCGCTCATCCCCGAACGCCAACGGAAACGTGTCGTATCCCTCACCACGTCCAAGCGGTGGCGCCGGAAGTGGATTCGGAGGTGGTTTGCTATGGCGATGA
- a CDS encoding tetratricopeptide repeat protein, whose translation MTQALNAVLDALEAGQPAAARAAADAALAQYPDDAQLWSVAGLAARLCGDAERAVHCWQRSASLQPTAAGCNRLGELLATLGRPAEALACYATAVQQGVADAITWGNLGLLHMQAGEPAAAEAAYHQALALAPEHLRTRVNLGVLLAGLRRHDEAEQAYRTALAQSPDDAAAHTNLGLLLEETRRIAEAEQHQRRALALAPCTAQIHNHLAGVLARQPGKEAEAETHYREAARLQPTDPVPHSNLGALYFDLGRTAEAEASLRAALALQPDFASARLNLGQLLLSLGRLQEGWPHVELRYTLRVPGALPGFPAHTATPRWAGEPLQGKRLLVWPEQGHGDQIQFCRYLAIVRAQQQTAQLSFACSEPLLELLRGVHGPDQVIALADAPAALATHDYWVPLLSLPLFCGTTLDNIPSHTPYLQANPARSAHWARRLDAALPPRSAGPRIGLVWRGNAWHDNDADRSLPGLATLAPLWQLPGASFVSLQKIAGEDEARQPPTDQPLLHLGGEIQSFADTAALLQQLDLLVSVDTAAAHLAGALGRPCCVLLPAYRNDWRWLRSRTDSPWYPQMRLFQQETRGDWGGVVQRVVGQIAGF comes from the coding sequence ATGACGCAGGCCCTGAACGCCGTCCTCGACGCGCTGGAGGCCGGCCAACCGGCCGCCGCGCGCGCGGCGGCCGACGCGGCCCTGGCGCAGTACCCCGATGATGCCCAGCTCTGGAGCGTCGCCGGCCTGGCGGCGCGCCTGTGCGGCGATGCCGAGCGCGCCGTGCACTGCTGGCAGCGCTCGGCATCGCTGCAGCCCACCGCCGCAGGCTGCAACCGCCTGGGCGAACTGCTGGCTACGCTCGGCCGGCCGGCCGAGGCCCTGGCCTGCTACGCCACCGCCGTGCAGCAAGGCGTGGCCGATGCCATCACCTGGGGCAACCTGGGCCTGCTGCACATGCAGGCCGGCGAGCCCGCCGCCGCCGAGGCCGCCTACCACCAAGCCCTGGCGCTGGCCCCTGAGCACCTGCGCACCCGCGTCAACCTGGGCGTGCTGCTGGCTGGCCTGCGCCGCCACGACGAGGCCGAGCAGGCCTACCGCACCGCGCTGGCGCAATCCCCTGACGACGCCGCCGCCCACACCAACCTGGGCCTGCTGCTGGAAGAAACCCGCCGCATCGCAGAGGCCGAGCAGCACCAGCGCCGCGCCCTGGCGCTGGCCCCCTGCACCGCTCAAATCCACAACCACCTGGCCGGCGTGCTGGCCCGGCAGCCCGGCAAAGAGGCCGAGGCCGAAACGCATTACCGCGAAGCCGCCCGCCTGCAGCCCACAGACCCGGTGCCGCACTCCAACCTGGGCGCGCTGTACTTCGACCTGGGCCGCACCGCAGAGGCCGAGGCCAGCCTGCGCGCCGCGCTGGCGCTGCAGCCGGACTTTGCCTCGGCCCGCCTCAACCTGGGCCAGTTGCTGCTGTCGCTCGGCCGCCTGCAAGAGGGCTGGCCGCATGTGGAACTGCGCTACACCTTGCGCGTGCCCGGCGCCCTGCCCGGCTTTCCCGCGCATACCGCCACGCCGCGCTGGGCCGGCGAGCCACTGCAAGGCAAGCGCCTGCTGGTCTGGCCCGAGCAAGGCCATGGCGACCAGATCCAGTTCTGCCGCTACCTGGCCATAGTGCGCGCCCAACAGCAAACCGCCCAGCTCAGCTTTGCCTGCAGCGAGCCGCTGCTGGAACTGCTGCGCGGCGTGCATGGCCCGGACCAGGTCATCGCGCTGGCCGACGCCCCCGCCGCCCTGGCCACGCACGACTACTGGGTGCCGCTGCTGAGCCTGCCCCTGTTCTGCGGCACCACGCTGGACAACATCCCCAGCCACACGCCCTACCTGCAGGCCAACCCGGCCCGCAGCGCCCATTGGGCCCGGCGCCTGGATGCCGCGCTGCCGCCGCGCAGCGCCGGCCCGCGCATAGGCCTGGTCTGGCGCGGCAACGCCTGGCACGACAACGACGCCGACCGTTCCCTGCCCGGCCTGGCCACGCTGGCACCGCTCTGGCAACTGCCCGGCGCCAGCTTCGTCAGCCTGCAGAAAATCGCCGGCGAAGACGAGGCCCGCCAGCCCCCCACCGACCAGCCGCTGCTGCACCTGGGCGGCGAGATCCAGAGCTTCGCCGACACCGCCGCCCTGCTGCAGCAACTGGACCTGCTGGTATCAGTAGACACCGCCGCCGCCCACCTGGCCGGCGCACTGGGCCGCCCCTGCTGCGTGCTGCTACCGGCCTACCGCAACGACTGGCGCTGGCTGCGCAGCCGCACGGATTCGCCTTGGTATCCGCAGATGCGGCTGTTTCAGCAGGAGACGCGGGGGGATTGGGGTGGTGTGGTGCAGCGGGTGGTGGGGCAAATAGCGGGCTTTTGA